A section of the Pseudomonas tritici genome encodes:
- the proB gene encoding glutamate 5-kinase, with product MRSKVTGAQRWVVKIGSALLTADGKGLDRAAMSVWVEQMVALHEAGVELVLVSSGAVAAGMSRLGWTARPSAMHELQAAAAIGQMGLVQAWESSFAEHGRHTAQILLTHDDLSDRKRYLNARSTLRALVELKVIPVINENDTVVTDEIRFGDNDTLAALVANLVEADLLVILTDRDGMFDADPRNNPDAQLIYEARADDPALDAVAGSVGGALGRGGMQTKLRAARLAARSGAHTIIVGGRLERVLDRLKAGERIGTLLSPERGMLAARKQWLAGHLQTRGTLVLDEGAVSALSQGNKSLLPVGVKLVQGSFRRGEMVVCVAPDGREIARGLANYSALEAQKIIGQSSDAIVGLLGYMAEPELVHRDNLILV from the coding sequence ATGCGGAGCAAAGTGACAGGTGCGCAGCGCTGGGTCGTAAAGATCGGAAGTGCGCTGCTGACGGCGGATGGCAAAGGTCTGGATCGCGCAGCCATGAGCGTCTGGGTCGAGCAGATGGTGGCCTTGCATGAAGCAGGCGTCGAGTTGGTGCTGGTGTCGTCCGGGGCAGTTGCTGCCGGGATGAGCCGCCTCGGCTGGACCGCGCGACCCAGCGCGATGCACGAGCTGCAAGCCGCCGCCGCCATCGGCCAGATGGGCCTGGTGCAAGCCTGGGAATCCAGCTTTGCCGAGCACGGTCGCCACACGGCGCAGATCCTGCTGACCCACGACGACCTGTCCGACCGCAAGCGCTACCTCAACGCCCGCAGCACCCTGCGTGCGCTGGTGGAGCTCAAGGTCATCCCGGTCATCAACGAAAACGACACGGTGGTCACCGACGAAATCCGCTTCGGCGACAACGACACCCTGGCCGCCCTGGTGGCCAACCTGGTGGAAGCCGACCTGCTGGTGATTCTTACCGACCGCGACGGCATGTTCGACGCCGACCCGCGCAACAACCCTGATGCCCAGCTCATCTACGAAGCGCGCGCCGATGACCCGGCGCTGGACGCCGTGGCCGGCAGTGTCGGCGGCGCCCTGGGCCGTGGCGGCATGCAGACCAAACTGCGTGCCGCACGCCTGGCCGCACGTTCCGGCGCGCACACCATCATCGTCGGCGGGCGCCTGGAGCGCGTGCTGGACCGCCTCAAGGCCGGTGAGCGCATCGGCACCCTGTTGTCGCCGGAACGCGGCATGCTGGCGGCGCGCAAACAGTGGCTGGCCGGTCATCTGCAAACCCGAGGCACACTGGTGCTGGACGAGGGTGCCGTGTCAGCGTTGTCCCAGGGCAACAAGAGCCTGCTGCCGGTGGGCGTCAAATTGGTGCAGGGCAGCTTCCGCCGTGGCGAGATGGTGGTCTGCGTTGCGCCGGACGGTCGTGAAATTGCTCGTGGCCTAGCCAACTACAGCGCCCTTGAAGCGCAGAAAATCATTGGACAATCGTCTGATGCGATTGTCGGACTATTGGGTTACATGGCGGAACCTGAACTGGTGCACCGCGACAACCTGATCCTGGTCTAA
- a CDS encoding PA4570 family protein: MTYLIDAWLDRPHPYLRILHRETGEVCAVLEEEALNELQDQGDLDVNGLSSSEPGVLKEVVRNLFLFCYARALRPATELNGKFHP; this comes from the coding sequence ATGACTTATTTGATAGATGCCTGGCTGGACCGCCCACACCCTTACCTGCGGATCCTGCATCGGGAAACCGGCGAAGTCTGTGCGGTACTGGAAGAAGAAGCCCTGAATGAACTGCAGGATCAGGGTGATCTGGACGTCAACGGGCTGAGTTCAAGTGAACCTGGCGTGTTGAAGGAAGTGGTGCGCAATCTGTTTCTGTTCTGCTATGCCCGAGCGTTGCGCCCGGCCACGGAGCTCAATGGCAAGTTTCATCCATGA
- a CDS encoding polyprenyl synthetase family protein has translation MQPQAFYRAVADDFSAVDGIIKKQLTSKVPLVSKIGDYITSAGGKRLRPLLVLLCGKALGREGDDLRLLAATIEFLHTATLLHDDVVDMSGMRRGRETANAMWGNAPSVLVGDFLYSRSFEMMVELGSMPVMKILSQATRIIAEGEVLQLSKVRDASTTEETYMEVIRGKTAMLFEASTHSAAALCGATAEQSEALRTFGDHLGVAFQLVDDLLDYRGDAETLGKNVGDDLAEGKPTLPLIYTMREGTPEQAALVRKAIQKGGIEDLKAIRAAVEASGSLEYTAQLARDYVARAIKCLDALPASEYRDALVELSEFAVARTH, from the coding sequence ATGCAACCCCAAGCTTTCTACCGCGCGGTCGCGGACGATTTTAGCGCCGTCGACGGCATCATCAAGAAGCAGCTGACTTCTAAAGTGCCGCTGGTCTCCAAAATTGGCGACTATATTACGTCGGCGGGCGGTAAACGCCTGCGTCCTTTATTAGTGTTGCTGTGCGGCAAGGCCCTGGGTCGCGAAGGCGATGACCTGCGCCTGCTGGCGGCCACTATCGAGTTCCTGCACACCGCCACCCTGCTGCATGACGACGTGGTCGACATGTCCGGCATGCGCCGTGGCCGCGAAACCGCCAATGCCATGTGGGGCAATGCCCCTAGCGTACTGGTGGGCGACTTCCTGTACTCGCGATCGTTCGAAATGATGGTTGAACTTGGCTCGATGCCGGTGATGAAGATTCTTTCACAGGCCACACGCATCATCGCCGAAGGCGAAGTGCTGCAACTGTCGAAGGTCCGCGACGCCAGCACCACCGAAGAAACCTACATGGAAGTGATTCGCGGCAAAACCGCGATGCTCTTCGAAGCCTCCACCCATAGCGCGGCTGCACTGTGTGGCGCGACGGCCGAACAGTCCGAAGCCCTGCGCACCTTTGGCGACCACCTGGGCGTAGCCTTCCAATTGGTAGATGACTTGCTCGACTACCGTGGCGACGCAGAGACCCTGGGCAAGAACGTCGGCGACGACCTGGCCGAAGGCAAGCCGACCTTGCCGCTGATCTACACCATGCGCGAAGGCACGCCGGAACAAGCCGCCCTGGTGCGCAAGGCGATCCAGAAAGGCGGGATCGAAGACCTGAAGGCCATCCGTGCCGCCGTCGAGGCGTCAGGCTCGCTGGAGTACACCGCACAGTTGGCGCGTGATTATGTCGCCCGTGCGATCAAATGCCTGGACGCCCTGCCGGCCAGTGAATACCGGGACGCCCTGGTTGAGCTGAGTGAGTTTGCGGTCGCGCGTACGCACTAA
- the cgtA gene encoding Obg family GTPase CgtA, whose translation MKFVDEVSIRVKAGDGGNGCMSFRREKFIENGGPNGGDGGDGGSIYMMADENLNTLVDYRYTRHFDAERGSNGGSTDCTGKKGEDLVLRVPVGTTIIDSATQEVIGDLTKAGQKLMVVQGGWHGLGNTRFKSSTNRAPRQTTPGKPGEQRDLKLEMKVLADVGLLGLPNAGKSTFIRSVSAAKPKVADYPFTTLVPNLGVVSVDRWKSFVVADIPGLIEGASDGAGLGIRFLKHLSRTRLLLHLVDMAPLDDTSAPDAAEVIVSELTKFSPALAERDRWLVLNKCDQILEEEHEERVKEIVDRLEWTGPVYVISAIAKEGTERLTRDIMRYLEDRADRLAADPVFKAELAELDQQIEDEARAQLQALDDQRALRRSGVKSVHDIGDDDWDEEDVDDEDGPEIIYVRD comes from the coding sequence ATGAAGTTCGTTGATGAAGTTTCCATCCGAGTAAAAGCAGGCGACGGCGGTAACGGTTGCATGAGTTTCCGTCGCGAAAAATTCATCGAAAACGGTGGTCCTAACGGCGGTGATGGCGGTGACGGCGGTTCCATCTACATGATGGCCGACGAAAACCTCAACACCCTGGTCGACTACCGTTACACCCGGCACTTTGATGCCGAGCGTGGCTCCAACGGCGGCAGCACCGACTGCACCGGTAAAAAAGGCGAAGACCTGGTACTGCGCGTACCGGTTGGCACCACGATCATCGACTCGGCCACCCAGGAAGTGATTGGCGACCTGACCAAGGCCGGCCAGAAGCTGATGGTTGTGCAGGGCGGCTGGCACGGTCTGGGTAACACCCGATTCAAGTCCAGTACCAACCGCGCGCCACGCCAGACCACGCCAGGCAAGCCGGGCGAGCAGCGTGACCTCAAGCTGGAAATGAAAGTCCTCGCCGACGTAGGCCTGTTGGGCCTGCCGAACGCCGGTAAAAGTACCTTCATCCGTTCGGTATCGGCCGCCAAGCCGAAAGTCGCCGACTACCCGTTCACCACCCTGGTACCCAACCTGGGCGTGGTCAGCGTCGACCGTTGGAAAAGCTTCGTGGTCGCTGACATTCCTGGCCTAATCGAAGGTGCTTCCGACGGTGCTGGCCTGGGGATTCGCTTCCTCAAGCACTTGTCGCGTACCCGTTTGCTGCTGCACCTCGTCGATATGGCGCCGCTGGATGACACCAGTGCACCGGACGCCGCCGAAGTGATCGTCAGCGAGCTGACCAAGTTCAGCCCGGCCCTGGCCGAGCGTGATCGCTGGTTGGTGCTGAACAAGTGCGACCAGATCCTCGAAGAAGAGCACGAAGAGCGCGTCAAGGAAATCGTTGACCGCCTGGAATGGACTGGCCCGGTCTACGTGATCTCGGCCATCGCCAAAGAAGGCACCGAGCGCCTGACCCGCGACATCATGCGCTACCTCGAAGACCGTGCCGACCGCCTCGCGGCCGACCCGGTGTTCAAGGCCGAACTGGCTGAGCTCGATCAGCAGATCGAAGACGAGGCCCGTGCCCAGTTGCAAGCCCTGGACGACCAGCGTGCCCTGCGCCGCAGCGGCGTGAAGTCGGTCCATGACATCGGCGACGATGATTGGGACGAAGAAGACGTGGATGATGAAGACGGTCCGGAAATCATTTACGTGCGCGACTGA
- a CDS encoding zinc ribbon domain-containing protein YjdM, with protein MSTLPPCPKCNSEYTYEDGAQLICPECAHEWSANGEVEAASDDAVKKDSVGNVLQDGDTITVIKDLKVKGTSLVVKVGTKVKNIRLCDGDHDIDCKIDGIGPMKLKSEFVRKV; from the coding sequence GTGAGCACGTTGCCACCCTGCCCGAAATGCAACTCCGAATACACCTACGAAGACGGCGCCCAGCTGATCTGCCCGGAATGCGCCCATGAGTGGTCCGCCAATGGCGAAGTCGAAGCGGCCAGCGACGACGCCGTGAAGAAAGACTCTGTAGGCAACGTCCTGCAGGACGGCGACACCATCACCGTGATCAAGGACCTCAAGGTCAAGGGTACCTCCCTGGTGGTCAAGGTCGGCACCAAGGTCAAGAACATCCGCCTGTGCGACGGCGACCACGATATCGATTGCAAGATCGACGGTATCGGCCCAATGAAGCTCAAGTCCGAGTTCGTGCGCAAAGTCTGA
- a CDS encoding FKBP-type peptidyl-prolyl cis-trans isomerase, translating to MSEVNLSTDETRVSYGIGRQLGDQLRDNPPPGVSLDAILAGLTDAFAGKPSRVDQEQMAASFKVIREIMQAEAAAKAEAAAGAGLAFLAENAKRDGITTLASGLQFEVLTAGDGAKPTREDQVRTHYHGTLIDGTVFDSSYERGQPAEFPVGGVIAGWTEALQLMNAGSKWRLYVPSELAYGAQGVGSIPPHSVLVFDVELLDVL from the coding sequence ATGTCCGAAGTTAATCTGTCCACCGACGAAACCCGCGTCAGCTACGGTATTGGCCGTCAGTTGGGTGACCAACTGCGCGACAACCCGCCGCCGGGCGTGAGCCTGGACGCGATCCTGGCCGGCCTGACCGACGCCTTCGCCGGCAAGCCAAGCCGTGTGGACCAAGAGCAGATGGCCGCCAGCTTCAAAGTGATCCGCGAAATCATGCAAGCCGAAGCGGCTGCCAAGGCTGAAGCTGCAGCGGGCGCCGGCCTGGCGTTCCTGGCTGAAAACGCCAAGCGTGATGGCATCACCACCCTGGCTTCCGGCCTGCAATTCGAAGTGCTGACCGCAGGTGATGGCGCCAAGCCAACCCGTGAAGACCAAGTGCGTACTCACTACCACGGCACCCTGATCGACGGCACTGTGTTCGACAGCTCCTACGAGCGCGGCCAGCCTGCAGAATTCCCGGTTGGCGGCGTGATCGCTGGCTGGACTGAAGCCCTGCAACTGATGAATGCCGGCAGCAAATGGCGCCTGTACGTGCCAAGCGAACTGGCTTACGGCGCTCAAGGCGTTGGCAGCATCCCGCCGCACAGCGTTCTGGTGTTCGACGTCGAACTGCTCGACGTTCTGTAA
- the rpmA gene encoding 50S ribosomal protein L27 yields the protein MAHKKAGGSTRNGRDSEAKRLGVKMYGGQKIIPGNIIVRQRGTQFHAGYGVGMGKDHTLFAKIEGVIKFEVKGAFNRRYVSVVAA from the coding sequence ATGGCACACAAAAAAGCTGGTGGTAGTACCCGTAACGGTCGCGACTCAGAAGCCAAACGCCTTGGCGTTAAGATGTATGGCGGCCAGAAAATCATTCCGGGCAACATCATCGTGCGTCAGCGCGGCACCCAATTCCACGCCGGTTACGGTGTTGGCATGGGTAAAGATCACACCCTCTTCGCTAAAATCGAAGGCGTGATCAAGTTTGAAGTAAAAGGCGCGTTCAACCGCCGTTACGTGAGCGTTGTCGCAGCTTAA
- the rplU gene encoding 50S ribosomal protein L21, which translates to MSYAVIVTGGKQYKVAPGEYLKIEKLEIATGESVTFDRVLLVANGDDVNIGAPVVAGATVVAEVISQGRHDKVRIIKFRRRKHHMKRMGHRQWYTEIKITGIQA; encoded by the coding sequence ATGTCGTACGCAGTAATTGTTACTGGTGGCAAGCAATACAAGGTCGCCCCAGGTGAATACCTGAAGATCGAAAAACTGGAAATCGCTACCGGCGAATCCGTTACTTTTGATCGCGTTCTGTTGGTCGCCAATGGCGATGACGTGAACATCGGCGCTCCAGTTGTTGCTGGCGCTACCGTTGTGGCTGAAGTGATCTCCCAAGGTCGTCACGATAAAGTCCGCATCATCAAGTTCCGTCGTCGTAAGCACCACATGAAGCGTATGGGCCACCGCCAGTGGTACACCGAGATCAAAATCACCGGTATTCAGGCTTAA
- a CDS encoding CreA family protein: MRLMKGMLGLLLAMPLLASAEEVGQVSTVFKFVGPNDRIVVEAFDDPKVDGVTCYLSRAKTGGVKGGLGLAEDRAEASIACRQVGPIRFKGELKDGDEVFKERTSLVFKTMQVVRFLDKKRNTLVYLVYSDRLIEGSPQNAVTAIPILPWPTAQ, encoded by the coding sequence ATGCGTTTAATGAAGGGAATGCTCGGCCTGCTGTTGGCCATGCCGCTGCTGGCGTCCGCCGAGGAAGTCGGCCAGGTGTCGACGGTGTTCAAGTTTGTCGGCCCCAACGACCGGATCGTGGTCGAAGCGTTTGATGACCCCAAGGTCGACGGCGTGACGTGCTACCTGTCGCGCGCCAAGACCGGCGGCGTCAAAGGCGGCCTGGGCCTGGCTGAAGACCGCGCCGAAGCCTCGATCGCCTGCCGTCAGGTGGGGCCGATCCGCTTCAAGGGCGAGCTCAAGGATGGCGACGAAGTGTTCAAGGAGCGCACCTCACTGGTGTTCAAGACCATGCAGGTGGTGCGTTTCCTCGACAAGAAGCGCAACACCCTGGTGTATCTGGTGTACAGCGACCGACTGATCGAAGGCAGCCCGCAGAACGCCGTGACGGCGATTCCGATTTTGCCCTGGCCGACCGCTCAGTAA
- a CDS encoding NADH:flavin oxidoreductase — MPVQALFKPFQLGALQLSTRVVMAPMTRSFSPGGVPNSNVIEYYRRRAAAGVGLIITEGTVVGHQASNGYPNVPHFYGEAALAGWKKVVDAVHAEGGKIVPQLWHVGSVRRIGTEPDASVPAYGPMEKLKDGNVVVHGMTPQDIKEVINAFAQAARDAQSIGMDGVEIHGAHGYLVDQFFWEGSNQRTDEYGGSLANRSRFAIELIEATRAVVGPDFPIIFRFSQWKQQDYTARLVQTPEALGEFLKPLSDAGVDIFHCSTRRFWEPEFEGSTLNLAGWTRKLTGKPTITVGSVGLDGEFLQFMVNTDKVAQPASLEKLLERLNNDEFDLVAVGRALLVDPDWAVKVREGRESDILPFSREALTTLV, encoded by the coding sequence ATGCCTGTCCAAGCCTTGTTCAAACCGTTCCAGCTCGGTGCATTGCAACTGTCGACGCGCGTGGTCATGGCGCCGATGACCCGCTCGTTCTCCCCGGGTGGCGTCCCCAATTCCAACGTCATCGAGTACTACCGTCGCCGCGCCGCCGCGGGCGTGGGCCTGATCATCACCGAAGGTACGGTGGTCGGCCATCAAGCCTCAAACGGCTACCCCAATGTTCCGCATTTCTACGGTGAAGCCGCCCTGGCTGGCTGGAAGAAGGTAGTCGACGCGGTGCACGCTGAAGGCGGCAAGATCGTTCCGCAATTGTGGCACGTAGGCAGCGTGCGTCGTATTGGCACCGAGCCAGATGCCAGCGTGCCAGCCTATGGCCCGATGGAAAAACTCAAGGATGGCAACGTGGTCGTCCACGGCATGACCCCTCAGGACATCAAAGAAGTGATCAACGCCTTCGCCCAGGCCGCCAGGGATGCCCAGAGCATCGGCATGGACGGTGTAGAGATCCACGGCGCCCACGGCTACCTGGTGGACCAGTTCTTCTGGGAAGGCAGCAACCAGCGCACCGACGAATACGGCGGCAGTCTGGCCAACCGTTCGCGCTTTGCGATCGAGCTGATCGAGGCCACCCGCGCCGTAGTTGGCCCGGACTTTCCGATCATCTTCCGTTTCTCCCAGTGGAAACAGCAGGACTACACCGCTCGCCTGGTGCAAACCCCGGAAGCGTTGGGCGAGTTCCTCAAGCCGTTGTCTGACGCCGGTGTGGATATTTTCCACTGCTCCACCCGTCGCTTCTGGGAGCCTGAATTCGAAGGCTCCACCCTCAACCTGGCCGGCTGGACCCGCAAGCTCACCGGTAAGCCGACCATTACCGTGGGCAGCGTGGGCCTGGATGGCGAGTTCCTGCAGTTCATGGTCAACACTGACAAGGTCGCGCAACCGGCCAGCCTTGAGAAACTGCTGGAACGCTTGAACAACGATGAGTTCGACCTGGTCGCCGTGGGCCGTGCCCTGCTGGTGGACCCGGATTGGGCCGTGAAGGTGCGCGAGGGCCGGGAGAGCGACATCCTGCCATTCAGTCGTGAGGCGTTGACGACCCTGGTTTGA
- a CDS encoding glutathione peroxidase has product MSAFHDLKLKALDGQELPLAPFKGQVVLVVNVASKCGLTPQYAALEKLYQQYKDQGFTVLGLPCNQFAGQEPGTEEEIQAFCSLNYGVTFPLGSKLEVNGPDRHQLYRLLAGEGAEFPGDITWNFEKFLLGKDGRVLARFSPRTAPDDPTIVQAIEKALS; this is encoded by the coding sequence ATGAGTGCTTTCCACGACCTGAAACTCAAAGCGTTGGACGGACAAGAGCTGCCGCTGGCGCCCTTCAAGGGGCAAGTGGTGCTGGTGGTCAACGTAGCCTCCAAATGTGGTTTGACCCCGCAATACGCCGCGTTGGAAAAACTCTACCAGCAGTACAAGGACCAGGGTTTTACCGTACTTGGCTTGCCGTGCAATCAGTTTGCCGGCCAGGAGCCGGGTACTGAGGAAGAGATCCAGGCGTTCTGCAGCCTCAACTACGGGGTAACGTTCCCGCTGGGCAGCAAGCTCGAGGTCAACGGCCCTGATCGGCATCAACTGTACCGCCTGCTGGCAGGCGAGGGCGCCGAGTTCCCCGGGGATATCACCTGGAATTTCGAAAAATTCCTGTTGGGTAAAGACGGCCGGGTGCTCGCGCGCTTTTCGCCACGTACAGCGCCGGATGATCCGACGATCGTCCAGGCCATCGAAAAAGCCCTGAGCTAA